The following DNA comes from Chitinophaga nivalis.
TGGGCCGGGCCCAGGGTGTAGCCATTGCTACTGCCATGCAGGCCGGGGTACCGGTAACGGAATATTCTCCCAAAAAAGTGAAGCAATCTGTCACAGGCAACGGTAATGCCGACAAAGAGCAGGTCTGGAAAATGCTGCAACATATTCTTCAGGTTTCAGAACGCCCGGATTATTTTGATGCGACAGATGCGCTGGCGGTAGCGGTTTGTCACTTCTACCAGGAAAGCAGTCCATTGGCGGGCATATCCAAAGGAAAGGGGTGGGAAAAATTCCTGCAACAGCACCCCGATAGAATTGTACGGTGAAATCAGTTATAGAAAAGCTTATTTTATAAATCCGTAAATTGTAGTTACTTTGGTTTAAATTGTTCATCCTATTAAAAAGCTAACCGGCCGTATTCCGGGAAATAGCTACACTATGAAAAAAAACCATCATTTGTTATACACCGATTGTATAGCAAGCTTTTTTATATTAATCAGCATCAGGCAGATATGAAAGCAAGAATCCTATTGGTGGAAGATGATCAATATATTGGTGCGGTAACAAAAAAACGATTGGAAGAAGCTGGCTATGAAGTAGTGCACAGTATAGACGGTCAGGCAGCCTGGGAACAATTCCAGTTACGCTCATTCGATATTTGTTTGCTCGATGTCGTCATGCCTAAAAAAGACGGTCTTACACTGGCGCAGCAGATCCGCGAAATTAATGATAACGTTCCCATATTATTCCTGACATCCAAAAATGAAAAGGAAGACAGAATAGCCGGACTTCAAACCGGAGCAGATGATTATATCAGTAAGCCGTTCAGCATGCAGGAGCTGATTCTCCGCATTGAGGTTTTTCTCAAACGGACGATGAAACAGAATATAGACAAGGCCCATATTTTTGCCATCGGCAAACTTACCTTCGACTATGACGATCTGCGGCTGTATAATGAATCCGGCGAAATATCTATCTCCCTTACCCAGAAAGAAGCTGAATTGTTAAGATACCTGTGTAATAATCCTAATAAAACGCTGAAAAGAGAAGATATCCTGTCACATGTGTGGGGAAAAGATGATTATTTCCTGGGGCGTAG
Coding sequences within:
- a CDS encoding response regulator transcription factor, giving the protein MKARILLVEDDQYIGAVTKKRLEEAGYEVVHSIDGQAAWEQFQLRSFDICLLDVVMPKKDGLTLAQQIREINDNVPILFLTSKNEKEDRIAGLQTGADDYISKPFSMQELILRIEVFLKRTMKQNIDKAHIFAIGKLTFDYDDLRLYNESGEISISLTQKEAELLRYLCNNPNKTLKREDILSHVWGKDDYFLGRSMDVFVTKLRKHFKSDPQVKLETLHGIGFRFNIPGK
- the ruvC gene encoding crossover junction endodeoxyribonuclease RuvC, with translation MANKSKIILGIDPGTLVMGYGLILIEGKKASLIEMDVLKLSKFKDHYERLQLIHARVNEIILQHKPTSFAIEAPFFGKNVQSMLKLGRAQGVAIATAMQAGVPVTEYSPKKVKQSVTGNGNADKEQVWKMLQHILQVSERPDYFDATDALAVAVCHFYQESSPLAGISKGKGWEKFLQQHPDRIVR